A genomic stretch from Pseudoliparis swirei isolate HS2019 ecotype Mariana Trench chromosome 18, NWPU_hadal_v1, whole genome shotgun sequence includes:
- the LOC130207987 gene encoding uncharacterized protein LOC130207987, whose product MEDALAQLVQTQTQQTQSLRALQDAMTTLGQHLMRPERPTEPSKVLTKQTGDDDIEAYLRVFERTAERERWPPAEWAGILAPFLTGDAQKACRDLGPSEVNNYDVLKATILAHYGHNLQTRAQQFHSWSYDATAPVRPQVATLMRLTRSWLTTGAGPSALDRVVMDRCVRALPRDAKLHASQSSPKTVDDLVDVLENHQVTVELMRSSRQEGNKPRWTKDPVTPPPLHRQIPQVGQARPPPQRRPLVNPDRRKCFTCGQEGHLALNCPVNDVLMPTAGSSDPQQKAGSYLTTCWAHEGARAPKLPVRIGDQDAEALLDSGSAVTLLRPGLTTGTRGPPIPVSCVHGDSRNYPTTHIKVQTTRGTFEVMAGVVENLPVPMLIGRDCPIFWRLWADRMTSNRRNRKNRPRSTQNTKLLHACAAPSSPTGSSAEQTDEEAQAPAEAPAREDPPPTEASSNEVFSEFPMAEEENAGSPGQFGTAQLEDPNLQQARQNLTVIEGNPAEGIVFLKPPWTLHDVLRCLKKHWIAVFGQVASRRQLDNVLHLIDFFNSDAGDGTAHALREATGGERSAGLRGAHLHGHRPATEGATDSLSKQAPRQDLLVLDTNVLISHLDYVKKIKAHGLGAVGFPIVLIPWVVLQELDSLKKRRGTSSSVARRALLSMSYINACLKKREPKLWGQSMQQDVAISSE is encoded by the exons ATGGAGGACGCCCTAGCACAGCTCGTGCAGACGCAAACCCAGCAGACACAGAGCCTAAGAGCATTACAGGATGCTATGACAACTCTGGGTCAGCACCTGATGAGACCAGAGAGGCCGACGGAACCCAGTAAAGTGCTCACCAAGCAGACGGGCGATGATGACATTGAAGCCTACCTAAGGGTTTTTGAGAgaacggcagagagagagaggtggcctCCAGCAGAGTGGGCAGGGATACTAGCCCCGTTTTTAACAGGTGATGCACAAAAGGCCTGTCGGGACCTCGGCCCCTCCGAAGTAAATAATTATGACGTGTTAAAAGCCACCATCTTAGCCCATTATGGACACAACCTCCAGACCAGGGCCCAACAGTTCCACTCCTGGTCATATGACGCTACTGCTCCTGTACGGCCACAGGTTGCAACCCTGATGAGACTGACACGCAGTTGGTTAACCACGGGAGCTGGACCTTCAGCCCTGGACCGAGTTGTGATGGACCGTTGTGTTAGAGCACTACCCAGggatgccaaactacatgcCTCCCAAAGCAGCCCAAAGACGGTGGATGATCTAGTTGACGTATTGGAAAACCACCAGGTCACAGTGGAGCTGATGCGGAGCAGTCGGCAAGAGGGAAACAAGCCAAGGTGGACTAAGGACCCAGTGactccaccaccactacaccgcCAGATTCCACAGGTGGGACAGGCCCGACCGCCGCCCCAGCGTCGACCCCTCGTGAATCCGGACCGCCGGAAGTGCTTCACCTGTGGCCAAGAGGGCCACTTAGCTTTGAATTGTCCGGTGAATGACGTCTTGATGCCGACGGCAGGCTCATCAGATCCACAACAGAAGGCCGGCAGCTACCTAACCACTTGCTGGGCCCATGAGGGCGCAAGGGCCCCAAAACTTCCTGTCAGAATAGGGGACCAGGATGCAGAAGCCCTACTGGACTCGGGGAGTGCTGTCACTCTCTTACGACCCGGGCTGACAACTGGCACCCGAGGGCCCCCTATCCCAGTCTCCTGTGTCCATGGGGATTCGCGGAATTATCCCACCACCCACATTAAGGTTCAGACCACAAGGGGAACTTTCGAAGTCATGGCCGGAGTGGTAGAAAATTTGCCGGTGCCAATGCTGATTGGTCGGGACTGCCCCATATTCTGGCGTTTGTGGGCCGACAGGATGACGAGCAACAGGAGAAACCGAAAAAACAGACCTCGGAGCACCCAGAATACCAAATTGCTACATGCCTGTGCAGCGCCATCTAGCCCGACTGGTTCATCAGCAGAGCAAACGGACGAGGAAGCCCAGGCCCCAGCAGAGGCCCCAGCAAGGGAGGACCCACCACCGACTGAGGCCTCATCAAACGAAGTGTTTTCTGAGTTCCCCATGGCCGAAGAGGAAAATGCTGGAAGCCCAGGACAGTTTGGGACCGCACAGTTGGAAGACCCCAACCTTCAACAAGCCAGACAGAACCTGACGGTGATCGAGGGGAATCCTGCAGAAGGG ATCGTGTTCCTGAAGCCGCCGTGGACTCTCCACGATGTCCTGCGGTGCTTGAAGAAGCACTGGATCGCTGTGTTCGGCCAGGTGGCCTCACGGAGGCAGCTGGACAACGTATTACACCTGATCGACTTCTTCAACTCAG ATGCAGGTGATGGAACAGCTCACGCGCTCCGGGAGGCGACTGGAGGTGAACGGTCTGCAGGTCTACGCGGAGCTCACCTGCATGGACATCGACCCGCCACGGAGGGCGCTACAGACTCACTAT CTAAACAAGCTCCTCGGCAAGACCTCCTTGTTCTGGATACAAACGTTCTGATCAGTCACCTGGATTACGTGAAGAAGATCAAAGCCCACGGCCTTGGAG CCGTGGGCTTCCCCATCGTGCTGATCCCCTGGGTGGTCCTGCAGGAGCTGGACTCCCTGAAAAAGAGGCGGGGCACGTCGAGCTCCGTGGCCCGCCGGGCGCTTCTCAGCATGTCATACATCAACGCGTGTCTGAAGAAGCGGGAGCCCAAGCTGTGGGGCCAGTCCATGCAGCAGGACGTCGCCATCAGCAGTGAGTGA
- the LOC130208252 gene encoding uncharacterized protein LOC130208252 codes for MQVMEQLTRSGRRLEVNGLQVYAELTCMDIDPPREGATDSLSKQAPRQDLLVLDTNVLISHLDYVKKIKAHGLGAVGFPIVLIPWVVLQELDSLKKRRGTSSSVARRALLSMSYINACLKKREPKLWGQSMQQDVAISSQTATCDTTAAAVRQAKELVNVFRERSRLVPGAVSTMENIDNALRPPPPCEAPARDVDMNDTEEEEPPRPPAPHQEVWALFETTWARLSQRSFEVFRVLGFDHDATQRPVGGGGLRRRGLPARAAVRGRPAAPSLQQFVDMDSRLTTTDLLDCFSREDYSHPRNKKFLRIPNVSRGTTLKRRALQQNKKSVHPLLLKILPEAPATLKVLPTNC; via the exons ATGCAGGTGATGGAACAGCTCACGCGCTCCGGGAGGCGACTGGAGGTGAACGGTCTGCAGGTCTACGCGGAGCTCACCTGCATGGACATCGACCCGCCACGGGAGGGCGCTACAGACTCACTAT CTAAACAAGCTCCTCGGCAAGACCTCCTTGTTCTGGATACAAACGTTCTGATCAGTCACCTGGATTACGTGAAGAAGATCAAAGCCCACGGCCTTGGAG CCGTGGGCTTCCCCATCGTGCTGATCCCCTGGGTGGTCCTGCAGGAGCTGGACTCCCTGAAAAAGAGGCGGGGCACGTCGAGCTCCGTGGCCCGCCGGGCGCTTCTCAGCATGTCATACATCAACGCGTGTCTGAAGAAGCGGGAGCCCAAGCTGTGGGGCCAGTCCATGCAGCAGGACGTCGCCATCAGCA GCCAAACGGCGACCTGCGACACGACGGCGGCCGCCGTCCGGCAAGCGAAGGAGCTCGTCAACGTTTTCAGGGAAAGGTCGCGACTCGTCCCCGGGGCCGTCTCCACGATGGAGAACATCGACAACGCGctgcggccgccgccgccg tgtGAAGCTCCAGCCCGTGACGTCGACATGAACGATACCGAAGAGGAGGAGCCGCCCCGGCCCCCGGCCCCCCACCAGGAGGTGTGGGCCCTGTTTGAGACCACGTGGGCCCGCCTGTCTCAGAGGAG CTTTGAGGTGTTCAGAGTTCTGGGCTTTGACCACGACGCCACGCAGaggccggtggggggggggggcctccgcCGCCGCGGTCTGCCTGCACGAGCTGCGGTCCGTGGTCGCCCAGCTGCTCCGAGCcttcagcag ttcgTTGACATGGACTCCAGACTGACCACCACAGACCTTCTGGATTGTTTCTCACGAGAAGACTACAg TCATCCAAGGAACAAGAAGTTTCTGAGAATTCCAAACGTGTCAAGAGGAACCACGCTGAAAAGAAGAG CTCTGCAGCAAAACAAGAAAAGTGTTCATCCTCTCCTGTTAAAGATCCTTCCCGAAGCACCCGCCACATTAAAGGTGCTGCCGACCAACTGTTAA